From one Nitrospinota bacterium genomic stretch:
- a CDS encoding IS110 family transposase, which yields AGKPKKVALIAVMRKLLHIAYGILKNKTAFNPKLHMKTA from the coding sequence GCGGGAAAACCGAAAAAAGTGGCCCTTATCGCCGTCATGCGGAAACTGCTGCACATCGCCTACGGCATACTTAAAAACAAAACCGCCTTTAACCCGAAATTGCACATGAAAACCGCTTGA